A genome region from Microbacterium sp. CGR2 includes the following:
- a CDS encoding PadR family transcriptional regulator — protein MQFLILGILLDGPLALYDVHKRFTGGISLFYAASFGSIQRALRQLEAQGWVLPADAADTRRRRKLYAVTDTGRQTWREWMLSPLSGSDAEPLMLARIYLLGSLPAGERRECIAVVRARLTEDGNALTSLATELDSAEIPAASAEVFRYRRATLDYGIRSHTLALTWLDQLEHDA, from the coding sequence GTGCAGTTTCTCATCCTCGGCATCCTCCTCGACGGGCCTCTCGCCCTTTATGACGTGCACAAGCGCTTCACCGGCGGAATCTCGTTGTTCTACGCCGCCAGCTTCGGCAGCATCCAACGTGCTCTCCGGCAACTCGAAGCCCAAGGTTGGGTTCTCCCCGCGGACGCGGCGGACACACGTCGTCGGCGGAAGCTCTACGCGGTCACCGACACGGGCCGTCAAACATGGCGCGAATGGATGCTCTCACCGCTCAGCGGATCGGACGCAGAGCCCCTCATGCTCGCGCGGATCTATCTCCTCGGCAGCCTGCCCGCGGGTGAGCGTCGTGAGTGCATCGCCGTGGTCCGTGCGCGGCTGACAGAGGACGGCAACGCGCTCACCTCGTTGGCCACGGAACTCGACAGCGCGGAGATCCCCGCGGCATCGGCCGAGGTGTTCCGGTACCGTCGTGCGACTCTCGACTACGGCATCCGCTCCCACACCCTCGCGCTGACCTGGCTTGACCAGCTCGAACACGACGCGTGA
- a CDS encoding TIGR01777 family oxidoreductase has translation MARRIVISGASGLIGTALASSLRGDGIEVTTLVRRPPRSDDEAQWAPGERELDPDVLAGAEAIVSLSGASVGRVPWTRRYRTELVDSRLRTTKTITTAMRALRSDAPALVSASAVGYYGSAPGEQLTEDSTAGETFLADLCVRWEAEARRADDHARVALLRTAPIIHRQGVLKPLIQLTRFRVAGPIGPGTQIWPWISLEDEVRAIRHVLDQKIGGPVNLTGPTPASANETGRALAARMHRPFWLPAPSWALRLALNEAADSLLLTDADVRPGVLEKTGFQFTHSTVDEAVNAAI, from the coding sequence ATGGCGCGACGCATCGTCATCAGCGGAGCATCCGGACTGATCGGAACGGCGCTCGCGTCCTCGCTCCGTGGCGACGGCATCGAGGTCACGACGCTCGTGCGACGCCCACCCAGGAGCGATGACGAAGCGCAGTGGGCGCCGGGGGAGCGCGAGCTCGATCCCGACGTGCTCGCCGGTGCTGAGGCGATCGTCTCCTTGAGCGGAGCCAGCGTCGGTCGAGTGCCGTGGACCCGTCGCTACCGCACGGAACTCGTCGACTCGCGTCTGCGCACGACGAAGACGATCACCACCGCGATGCGTGCTCTCCGCTCTGATGCTCCCGCACTCGTCTCTGCATCCGCCGTCGGATACTACGGCTCGGCACCGGGGGAGCAGCTCACCGAAGACTCCACTGCAGGCGAGACGTTCCTGGCCGATCTCTGCGTGCGCTGGGAAGCTGAAGCGCGCCGCGCCGACGACCACGCCCGCGTCGCTCTGTTGCGGACGGCCCCGATCATCCACCGTCAGGGCGTGCTGAAGCCCCTCATCCAGCTGACGCGCTTCCGAGTGGCCGGGCCGATCGGGCCTGGAACGCAGATCTGGCCCTGGATCTCGCTCGAAGACGAGGTGCGCGCGATCCGCCACGTCCTCGATCAGAAGATCGGGGGCCCCGTGAACCTCACCGGACCGACTCCGGCATCGGCCAACGAGACCGGCCGGGCCCTCGCCGCGCGCATGCACCGGCCGTTCTGGCTCCCCGCTCCGTCGTGGGCGCTACGCCTCGCGCTGAACGAAGCGGCGGACTCGCTTCTTCTCACCGACGCGGATGTGCGTCCCGGAGTGCTGGAGAAGACCGGATTCCAGTTCACGCACTCCACCGTCGACGAGGCCGTGAACGCAGCGATCTGA
- a CDS encoding L-lactate dehydrogenase has product MEIIENSKLTVVGAGSVGSSVAYAALIRGSARHVALYDIATEKVEAEVLDLAHGTQFTGTSDIVGGSDISVAAGSHVVVITAGAKQNPGQTRTELAEVNAGIIRTMMPQLLEVAPNAVYVIVTNPCDVLTVIAQEATGLPIERIFASGTVLDTSRLRWKLAERAGVSTASVHAHIVGEHGDTEFPLWSRATIGTVPILDWEVPGHPRFTLDELDAIAVDVRDAAYKVIQGKGATNYAIGLSSARIVEAILRDEHAVMPVSTVLHDFHGVDGVALSVPSIVSATGAMPIRNTSFSDEELGLLHHSAKALDEVTATLRQ; this is encoded by the coding sequence ATGGAGATCATCGAGAACTCGAAGCTCACCGTCGTCGGGGCGGGAAGCGTCGGATCCAGCGTCGCCTACGCCGCACTGATCCGCGGCTCTGCCCGCCACGTCGCCCTCTACGACATCGCCACTGAAAAGGTGGAGGCCGAGGTCCTCGATCTCGCCCACGGCACCCAGTTCACCGGCACGAGTGACATCGTCGGCGGCAGCGACATCTCCGTCGCCGCGGGCTCACACGTCGTCGTCATCACCGCCGGCGCGAAACAGAACCCCGGACAGACCCGCACCGAGCTCGCCGAGGTCAACGCCGGCATCATCCGCACCATGATGCCGCAGCTGCTCGAAGTCGCCCCGAACGCGGTCTACGTCATCGTCACCAACCCGTGCGACGTTCTCACCGTGATCGCGCAGGAGGCCACCGGCCTTCCCATCGAGCGGATCTTCGCCTCCGGAACCGTCCTCGACACCTCACGCCTCCGGTGGAAGCTCGCCGAACGCGCGGGGGTCTCGACGGCGAGTGTGCACGCCCACATCGTCGGCGAGCACGGCGACACCGAGTTCCCGCTGTGGTCCCGCGCAACCATCGGCACGGTCCCGATTCTCGACTGGGAAGTCCCGGGACACCCTCGATTCACGCTCGACGAACTCGATGCGATCGCCGTCGACGTCCGCGACGCCGCCTACAAGGTCATTCAGGGCAAGGGCGCGACCAACTACGCCATCGGCCTGTCGAGTGCCCGCATCGTCGAGGCGATTCTCCGCGACGAGCACGCGGTGATGCCGGTCAGCACGGTGCTGCACGACTTCCACGGCGTCGACGGCGTGGCGCTCTCGGTGCCGTCGATCGTGAGTGCGACGGGCGCGATGCCGATCCGCAACACCTCGTTCTCCGACGAAGAACTCGGTCTGCTCCATCACTCGGCGAAGGCCCTCGACGAGGTCACCGCGACGTTGCGCCAGTGA
- a CDS encoding aldo/keto reductase — MPTVPTFTAHNGFALPAIGLGTYALNGDAGADAVTGALSAGYRLLDSAFNYENEGSVGRGVAASDIARAEIIVTTKLPGRHHSTEKARTSIEESRSRLGLDITDLHLIHWPNPSQDEYVQAWAALVDAQERGIVRQIGVSNFLPEHLERIERETGVRPVVNQIEVHPFFPQEEQLAYHREHGILTEAWSPLGRAKELLDEAVITEIAAAHGISAAQTVLAWHVARETVAIPKASSLEHQESNLAAAEVVLDEAEVAAITALGRPDGRLFGADPRTHEES; from the coding sequence ATGCCCACTGTCCCCACCTTCACCGCCCACAACGGATTCGCCCTGCCTGCCATCGGCCTCGGCACGTACGCGCTCAACGGCGACGCGGGAGCCGACGCCGTCACCGGAGCGCTCAGCGCCGGGTACCGGCTGCTCGACTCGGCGTTCAACTACGAGAACGAGGGCTCGGTCGGTCGTGGGGTCGCGGCATCCGACATCGCCCGTGCAGAGATCATCGTCACGACGAAGCTCCCTGGACGTCACCACTCGACGGAGAAGGCCCGCACGAGCATCGAAGAGAGCCGCTCGCGCCTCGGGCTCGACATCACCGACCTGCACCTCATCCACTGGCCCAACCCCAGCCAGGACGAGTACGTGCAGGCGTGGGCGGCCCTCGTCGACGCGCAGGAACGCGGGATCGTCCGCCAGATCGGCGTGTCGAACTTCCTGCCGGAGCACCTCGAGCGCATCGAGCGCGAGACCGGCGTGCGACCGGTCGTCAATCAGATCGAGGTCCACCCGTTCTTCCCTCAGGAGGAACAGCTGGCGTATCACCGTGAACACGGCATCCTGACCGAGGCGTGGAGCCCGCTCGGCCGGGCGAAGGAACTGCTCGACGAAGCCGTCATCACCGAGATCGCCGCCGCACACGGCATCAGCGCCGCTCAGACCGTCCTCGCCTGGCATGTCGCCCGGGAGACGGTCGCGATCCCGAAGGCGTCGTCGCTGGAGCATCAGGAGTCGAATCTGGCCGCGGCCGAGGTCGTGCTCGACGAAGCCGAGGTCGCCGCGATCACAGCCCTCGGGCGCCCGGACGGTCGACTGTTCGGCGCCGACCCGCGCACTCACGAGGAGTCGTAG
- a CDS encoding helix-turn-helix transcriptional regulator, with the protein MDRDALAEFLLRRRETLQPSDVGLSEGARRRTPGLRREEVAQLAAMSTDYYTRLEQRRGPQPSIQIVAALARALRLTSDERDYLHRVCGHSAPDRAAFADHVRPGMLRILDRLHDSPAFVVSALDEVLVQNDAARALLGDASALQGLERSGIHRWFAQPETERSRYPERDRARQSRSQVAALRAAHGMLGTRSRAGEIVKDLTARSAEFVELWEAQEVRRRFEEHKVLIHPELGEIEVDCQALFTQDESQALIVLTAAPGSESASKLELVRVLGTQIV; encoded by the coding sequence GTGGATCGAGACGCACTGGCCGAATTCCTGCTGCGCCGACGGGAGACCCTGCAGCCTTCCGACGTCGGCCTGAGCGAGGGTGCCCGGAGACGCACGCCGGGTCTGCGCCGGGAGGAGGTCGCCCAGCTCGCGGCGATGTCGACGGACTACTACACGCGCCTCGAGCAGCGCCGCGGCCCGCAGCCGAGCATCCAGATCGTGGCCGCTCTGGCCCGAGCGCTCCGGCTCACCTCCGACGAGCGCGACTATCTCCACCGGGTGTGCGGCCACAGTGCGCCGGATCGAGCCGCGTTCGCCGACCACGTGCGGCCGGGGATGCTGCGGATCCTCGACCGGCTGCACGACTCGCCGGCCTTCGTCGTGTCCGCGCTCGACGAGGTTCTCGTGCAGAACGACGCGGCGCGGGCACTCCTCGGCGATGCGAGCGCCCTGCAGGGGCTGGAGCGCAGCGGCATCCACCGCTGGTTCGCGCAGCCCGAGACCGAGCGGAGCCGCTACCCGGAGCGTGACCGCGCGCGCCAGAGCCGATCGCAGGTGGCCGCGCTCCGCGCCGCGCACGGCATGCTCGGCACACGCTCACGGGCAGGCGAGATCGTGAAGGATCTCACCGCCCGCAGTGCGGAATTCGTCGAGCTGTGGGAAGCACAGGAGGTGCGCCGCCGATTCGAGGAGCACAAAGTTCTCATCCACCCCGAACTCGGTGAGATCGAAGTGGACTGCCAGGCGCTGTTCACCCAAGACGAATCTCAAGCCCTGATCGTGCTGACCGCAGCCCCCGGAAGTGAGTCGGCCAGCAAGCTCGAACTCGTCCGCGTGCTCGGAACCCAGATCGTCTGA
- a CDS encoding SDR family oxidoreductase — protein sequence MNITGNTIFIPGATSGIGLALARALRAKGNTVIVGGRRTELLREIAAADPGMHTVQIDTTDADSIRTAASEVLAAHPELNVLIAMAGVMRVEDWTQPSGFLGTAEETVVTNVLGPIRLISAFIEHLGSVPDATVMTVSSGLAFTPLRATPSYNASKAAIHMLSESLRLQWAGTGVQIMELEPPAVRTGLLPGHEENESAMPLDDFIAEVMELIETQPDTTEIQVENVKFLRYGEARGDYAQVVAAVNGSDPHGK from the coding sequence ATGAACATCACCGGAAACACCATCTTCATCCCCGGCGCCACCAGCGGCATCGGCCTCGCGCTCGCTCGGGCGCTCCGCGCCAAGGGCAACACGGTCATCGTCGGCGGACGCCGCACCGAACTGCTGCGCGAGATCGCCGCTGCCGACCCCGGCATGCACACCGTGCAGATCGACACGACGGACGCCGACAGCATCCGAACCGCGGCATCCGAAGTGCTGGCCGCGCATCCTGAACTCAACGTGCTCATCGCCATGGCCGGGGTGATGCGGGTCGAGGACTGGACGCAACCTTCCGGGTTCCTCGGAACTGCGGAGGAGACGGTCGTCACCAACGTGCTCGGTCCGATTCGCCTCATCAGCGCGTTCATCGAGCATCTCGGCAGCGTGCCGGACGCGACGGTCATGACCGTCTCCTCCGGACTTGCCTTCACGCCGCTGCGGGCGACCCCGAGCTACAACGCGAGCAAGGCGGCGATCCACATGCTCAGCGAGTCACTGCGACTCCAGTGGGCGGGCACCGGCGTGCAGATCATGGAGCTCGAGCCTCCGGCGGTGCGTACGGGACTGCTGCCCGGGCACGAGGAGAACGAGTCGGCGATGCCCCTCGACGACTTCATCGCCGAGGTGATGGAGCTGATCGAGACGCAGCCCGATACCACCGAGATCCAGGTCGAGAACGTGAAGTTCCTGCGCTACGGCGAGGCGCGCGGTGACTACGCGCAGGTGGTGGCCGCGGTCAACGGCAGCGACCCGCACGGAAAGTGA